The following is a genomic window from Nicotiana tabacum cultivar K326 chromosome 3, ASM71507v2, whole genome shotgun sequence.
AGCTAATGCTCAAAGAAACTAATCACCAATAtttattttcagcatattgaGCCCTTTAAATAGTCTTACAATGAGTAAAATTGGTAAGACCAAGGAAAACTAATtctaattaaactagaataagaataCTAAAAAAACCTATCCTAACTAAATCAGGAAAAAGAATTGTAGTAGGAATGGACTTCCAACTAACAATCATGGTTTGACTAGAACTATAAATATAATCctactaaaacaagaattaagaaatcctaatctttaaggaaaagaaatcctaatCTTGAATGGATTCTTggacttcttcaatttcatgaGATTCTTGGGCCTCAATTGGACTAAGGCTAATTAGTGTAAGCATTTTAAATTTGTGGCCCAATTCTCCAAATCCATTAACACCTTCATGGGCCCAATAACCCTCCATTTTTGTAGAAAACATGGACTCCATTTGTGCTTCTCTAGCATGAAGATTTAAGCTTGTATGTTCATCAGTCTCCTATGTAGCGAAATGTGTTCTGGTTCTAAGCATGCAGAGGGATACTAAAAACCGTAACCAAGATCGATTGACTATGTTTTGCATCTTTGCACTAACTGTTAGCGACCACCACTCAAGTGTCAAATGCCTCCCATACCAGAACCACTCTTCTAGCAGCTTCTGGTCTTGAGGGGAAATAAGAAAGGAATAGATTGTGAGTGAGAGGAGTGACTTTCAACCCAAACGCTGATTTTCCATCTGTTGACCAACCATTTTTGAATCGCATCTGCACTTCGACTAAGGCTGAAGGAGTCATTGAAGCAGCCCACTAAACACTTAGATACTAACTGGTCTATACCAGCATAGTGCTTAACACTATGCTGCTAGAATTCTACCAGCATAGGCATAATTCTAGCAGCTTCTTGTCTTGAGGGGAAATAAGAAAGGAATAGATTGTGAGTGAGAGGAGTGACTTTCAACCCAAACGCTGATTTTCCATCTGTTGACCAACCATTTTTGAATCACATCTGCACTTCGACTAAGGCTGAAGGAGTCATTGAAGCAGCCCACTAAACACTTAGATACTAACTGGTCTACACCAGCATAGTGCTTAACATTGTCTGGATCCAATTTTGGGGCATTTGAATCCTGTCTTGCCACTGTGAGATTCTAGCTGTATCGATGAAAGACTTGGTATCCCGTACCAAACGATGAAATCGTTGGTCAGTAGGTTCGCCTAAGGAGTGTAGGATCTTCTTTGCTATGTCACCCCAATCCCAATTGTAGTGTTCCTCTGGAATAATGATGGATGTTTTTCTATCTCCAGTCCATCTTCGATTCGTAAATAACGACCATAaatgttgaagttttggaagACTCTGTAGGTGTATGTCTGACTCTTTCTTCCCCACTTTCTACACAAATTCCCCGACCCCCGAGATGCTTGTTGAATGATTTTGCATACCCATCACATGTTTTCTTCATCAATGTTTAATCTGGTGGTGAATCCCCTTCACTCAATAAATGTGAACTATCTAAAATTATCATCACTAATATCAATAAGTTCGTAAGTTTTATCTCCAGATGTAAAAAGGTTTTCTTTTCCATAACTAAAAAGGTTACCTTAAAAGTATGTCAGAGCTAGCGACCggtaagagaaaagagaaaaggggCCTGACACATTTTTCAAGAGAGAGCACTATACTTGCATTGTTTTTACTTCAAATATTTAACCTTGTGCTATATTTTGCGGACACTTCAAAATCCCTGCCGCACTCATGTTGGGTGTGGGTGTGGGATTCACACCAGATTTGGTTAACTTACTTTGGTTGCTTTGCTACATCTATGACCGAGAAGTATAAATTGATTGggtatttgttttgatttttgattttatgAGAATGCTTTGTATCACGAGACATCGTTTGAATAAAATATTTAGTTCAAcaaatttaattaattgaaacATATACTAACAAATGTCGTAATATGCTTTTCTTGGCCGCATCCCAGCACCCGTGTTCCCACTTGGATCCATATCCTTGAATCCTGTAATTTATGTGATGAAGAAACCAACCTTTAGATCTGCATTTGCATCGGGTATCCGCAACCAAGTCCGAGGAACATAAACCTAGTGTAGTTCTTTTCAAATCCGGTGGCTATACAACTCTTGTTTGTGTtcgttttttaatttttcttgcaTCACATATACAtgtttatttatgtttttctttgcTAAAGCGTGCACTTTGTTCGGTAAGTTCCAATTGACCTTGGCACTTCCTAATGCTTTTTGCCTTTACCAGCACTGCTACTTTGTTCTTACAAAGATTCTTCTCAGAACCCATTTGATGATGAGTTCCTCAGAACCCACTGATTTCTTGATAGTTCAACAGAATCTACAGAAATGAAAGCCAACCACTACTACATTTGTTTAATCTAAGGTTTGGGTTGGAGTTACTTTTGATTAGCTACCAAGCTTCTCAGCTCTCATAGGTTGTATCTCTGGTGGTATAAATGTAAGTTTCATTCATTGGCATGTGTAAACGAGTGATTGTTTGTTTGATGTTTTGGAGATATATGCTGAAAGTATAACATCTCCATTTCCCATGGGAGACTGTTGTAAAAGAGAGCTTTCGTGTTTTCAGATGATGTATATTTGGTCCCACTGTCTCACATGCTGAAGCTGTCCTATTAAAGCTTTGTTTCCATCAGCTTGCATTTTTTCCTTCTGGCAAGTGTTGCTTAATGCTAGTTCTTTACTCATCTTTGACATTTTAATCTAAGCTGGTGGAATTCTGCAAATTAATAGAGCACCGCTGTGTGCTACCTTGGAGCTGAACATAGTGATAAGAATTGTGCTGCATGCTGATGTTTTCAAACATATATTAGAGCCTTTTGCTTTTATGGTCTGTGATGCTCATCCCTTAAAATGTATGGTTAGAGGGAAACCTAATGGAGTCGTGAAAATTCAGAAATTGTCAGATATGGATATATTCTAAAATTTGGGTATGATATATTGAGTGCATACCTAGTATTGTTTGTTAGATGACGTCTTATGTTGTATTCATTAAATTTTGGCCATGTGTCTTGTTGTCAATTATCTAGTGTCCTTAATTTTCAAGTCTGTTGTATGACCACAGCATGTCTTTTGTGTTAAGAGGATGTTTAGGATCTATTTTTTCTACGTAAAAGTTTAACAGAACAACCTGTAGAAAAATATCTGTTTCCCCTCTTAACTGGCTAAACATCTGGTTTAATAGCTTTTGGCAATGGCCTTTAGACTGTTTATCATGGCGCTAGACCTGGAAAGTTTGGCGTCTGCTCATTTCTCTTTTAGTTTATTCAGTTTGCCTTACTATATTAAACAGTGAAACTTGCGCGCTTTTCCTGATTCTCAAAAATTACTGAAGTCATTTCTGTTATGTGCTTATCCATTGCGTGAGTATGAAAAGGGGTTCGGGGGCTAGGGACTTGGGAGTATTTACTTGAAGTTGCTTGGCCCTTTATTGTTAAAGGCTGTATCTAGTATTGTTGTTCTTTTCCCTGATTTCATTgattttgttattatttcatCGGTTCTCTTAACTTTCTCGGACCAAGTATCTCATGAGATGACCAGTGGCCTTAATTTCATTTGGTATATGCAGTTGCTCGAATTGCTCTTGTGAAGCCTGACAAGGCCAGAGGAGTTGAAGATGTTATACTCAGAGCTGCCCAAATGGGTCAGATCACGGAAAAGGTGCTCtctttttctctatatatttgtACTTCCGCATCTGATAGATTATCCTTTCAATTGCTTTGAATAATGTAATCTGTGCAGGTTTCGGAGGAGAAACTGATACAATTACTAGAACAAATTAACACCCAAACTACTAAGCATACAAAAGTAACTGTAAGTCATTGACTCTCTGcttatctttttctttcctttttgttcagTCTATTAAGTTGAACCCTTGTTCTGAAATTTGATCACTTCTTAGATCCAGAGGCGTCGGAGTGTTTTTGAGGATGATGATTAGAATGCTTCAGCATATTTTAGTCCCTGACTATATGGTGTTTTCAAATTTTTGTAAGACACTTGACTGTGGTTTCAGTGTCTCATCAACTTTGTCAAAATATGCCTGAGGTTTTCCAGTTACATTGAAATTGCTCAGCTTGTAATAGTTTAATTTACACGAATATAATGATGTAAATTAATGAGTGTTTCTGGTTCTTACTCCTTCCTTCAGAAACAGATCAAATATCATACTTCTCACCAGATCATTATTGTGTGAAAGGGAAGAAATATGAAATTAGTGGAAGCTTAAGAGTATACATACCCTTCTGTCAATTATCTGGGAGAAGCTTCCTTCATTACTGGCCATTTAATTATTGGTGGTCTTATTGAAGGAGCAGCAATTACTGCTATCCGAGGGAGCTTTCAAGACATTAAATTGTTGCTTGCAATCGGTGTATGCACTTAAATCTAGTAACTTAACTTCAAGAACTACAAAATAAAGTAAGAATTTGCATTACTTAACTATGGGATTGAGGTTTGTTTAAGATACATATCCTGCATTTATTATCATAATATAAGCATCTATTGTCTCGGTATAGGGTGCTGGTGACTGGGATTTGTTTTCTCCTGGTGTGGATGATTAAAGTTGTTCTGGAAGCCACTATATTGTTTTAGAATCATGATACATGACCACAATTATCGAAATAGAACAAATACTGGTATCAATTATTGTACATAATTGGCCGGATACACTTTTGACTAATGTTCTTTTTGGTCCTGTGATAAAGATGAGTTAACAAGTTGGTTTAGCCGCAGGACTTATAGTTGAATAAAGTTTGTGTCATTATCTTGTTATTACTTCAGAAGAGAAAGAGTAGCTAAGATCACACGCATCTTTTAAATATTCAGAAGAATAACGTGCAAACCTCTTTTTCTGAAAGGTAAACCGTGTCAGTCAGCATCTATCATCTTATTCAATTGGCAAATACATCTACATCCCCTTAAAGTTTAGACTTTTTTCACTTACATATTCCATATTAACCATTCCATTTGAACACTCCAATCACATTCCAAATGTGTCAATTagacacaatttggcataatgtGTTTATTACACTATTTTTCAGAGCGTGAAAATtcaattttatccttttaaaatttttcttttattcattttgcTCCTATTTTTTCACAGCGTTGTCATGGTCACCACCTTCCTCTCTCTCCCCCACTAGTCCACCATCATCACCTTCCTCTCTCAGTTTTCATTGCTGGAATAAAGGGATCGTTAGAAAAACCTCAAACATTTGTTTTTTGTTTCTTCCCTACTAAATATTTGAACCCCAACAATAGCTAAAATGAATTTCGATTACCAAGAACTAAGTCAATTACCGATTTCAGTTACCAAACTAATAATAACCCAGATGATTTCTTTTTCGCAATAACCAAAGCTCCGAAAATTTTGGGATTTAGGGTGTATTTTgtacgaaggaaaatgtttttcatgaaaaatatttttctagaaaatgttttcatggaaaatgagtgattttatAATTTAGTCTTCCTaatttggttggtgagtgaaaaaaattttccaattttttttttctagcgTTTGGTCAGAgagtagaattttttttttggtttatgaattttttttatggtACTCTTCATCCCCCATGCCCACATGTTTTCTTGCTCCTCCTCCCCCTCCCCATATCCAACATTTTCAGAACTAATGTGATGCTTTACTTTTTTACGCAAAAATAACGTTGAAATTTGGGCTCCATAGCTAAAAGGAGAATACTCtttttttgtaatgacccggtcattttgctttctagaacctcattcccctaaataaggctCTCTGTATGTGTTTTTACtgtattatgacttgtggggatggtgaGTTTGAGATTTGAAAGAgctcgggttgaaatcggaacacttggcaaacaacctcgaaatcgggatttaacggtttcaataggttcgtataatgatttcggacttgggcgtatgttcggatcgagttttagATGACCCGAGAGTGTTTCGGCAACTAATAGTAAAAGTTGGCTCTTTGAaggttttgaagttctttaaatttggtttggagtaggttttggtgatatcgaggtccaaatgggaTTCCGAGACCAGGAATAgtttcgtaatgtcatttaagacttgcacgcaaaatttggtgtcatcccgggtagtttaagtacgtttcggcgcattgtgagtaaattgaagaacttgaaattcataTTTTCGATTcaattggtttggggtgtgattcttagttttaatgttgtttggtgTGTTCCAAGAATTCGAGCAAGTCCGTTTCACgattttaaacttgttggtatgttcgggtggGGTCTTGGGGCCTCGGCTGTCAATAGAACGAGGCTTGGACCAAGTTTAGACTTGGAGTAGCAGTTGAAGCTTCAAgcttctagtgtaatcgcacctgcgcttggacagtcgcaggtgcgagctcgcgaaAGCGAGCTCTTGACCGAAGAAGCGCAAGCCAGGCCGCACATGCGAAGGCATAGGTACGAAGGAGATGTCCGCAGGAGCGGGGGCGGGTCGTAGGTGCGCTGGGTAAGCTGCAGAAGCGGTCTCGCGGAAGCGGCCAGCTAGGCGCGGAAGTGGGAATCGGCCATTTGGgcaagggccgcatctgcgatgattttttcgcagatgcggagtcgcagaagcggccaaaccttcgcaggtgcgaaaatcgcagAAGGCAGAATCCCATTTAATGGGGGACTTAGTCATTTTTGAGCTCATTCATTTCATTGTTGGGTGATTCTTGGAGttcttagagaggggatttcaccTAACACTTTGAGGCAAGTAGTTTCtacacaatgtgagttaaatacataatttgtgggtagattataacctgtaaattgGTGAAAATAATGGGTAtaggtgaaaacctagggttttgataaaaatcggatttaaccacgaaatttgtcatggaatttagtaaaaatcatatatttgagttcatgatgttatgggtaacaaccttcttcaaaaatttccgaaattcgggcacgtgggcctggtgGTGAATTTTGGGAATACTTCAATAGAGTTGGGAAATCACTTTGATAgttaggatatgaacttttgaccatgtattgactattttatataacatttgactagtttcgagtcattTGGCACCGAATTAAAGGTTTGAGCACAATCTTGGACCAGaaagtgggctttgagacaatgtaagtctcttttctaaccttgtaagagggaattaaccccatatgtgaacttaattattatgtgcttctatttctggggactacgtacgtacgaggtgacgagagtccgtatgtagctactaattatatttagttccgggtagttttaggtttacaccatgttTTGTTGACACCGTTATTTGAGTATGCTTACTAATtgccttgaatagagttgaggtTGAGAATTTCGATATTTTAAAAGTTTCTAGTTGAATTTCTTGTTTTTAAAAGAATTGAGGGATATTATGATAACTTGAGAAATCCATGTtcaaccgcgtcgcaagtatattccaGAACGGGGTAAAttttcactactctcatgggagcaagCCGTTTGCcttggcaggttaatagatgcatctatggttcgtgtcgttcgaccctcgggaGTGCATAtgatatatgtatatgtatatttggatcgggccgtacgtcctcagcataattcgtgcgtaacgATACTGGAAGCCCTATTATGTTtgatattatttcattggctTGGGAGGTTAAATGGTTAAATGAGGAAAATGATTTAGTACTTACTAATGGTAAaaggattgtttatttatttctcgCTCCGAGTTCTATtgtcatttatatatatatatcacgtttaattagaatttcagatattttattgttggcccatagtaagtgtcgaagtcgacccctcgtcactacttcttcgaggttagactagatacttaatgggtacatgttattttttcactaagtcttttaactgaaaagaggaaaaaattatAGTCGTTTCAGAGGCCGAATtggcccaacttaaagagcctaagggccaatataaaAGAGACTAAGAGCCGAAATATGTAGAGTTCGAGACCTTTCCCTCACTCAACTCAGACCCAAGAGTCCCATCATCCCGAGCTCGCATCAAATCGACTTACACACAACTCGAGGGATAcaaaaaaaccttaagaggtattctAGTATAAGTTTGGAGATCGCCCGTTGATtactaaaaaacctaagggtttattctGCTCTGAGTCCGAGCCGATGCTCACTCTATCATTGAAGTTATAGCATAAAAATTTTCACAAAACGAAGACGAAGCAGAATTCGAAACAAGTCGGAGATAGAGCGGGAAGAAAAGGAATTCCGGTATTTATAGTGCCCACAAGGGGCCTttacataaaaagaaagaaacaaaaacagAATCCTAAGAGCCTAATCTACTTTGGGAGTCGCATCCTCGGGAGCCGCATCTTCGGAAAACTCCTCATCGGGAACTCCATCCTCATCTCCCCCGCTCTCAGAACCACTAGCAAAATCTTCATCATCGGAAGAAACGAGAAACCTGGCATCGGTTTCTAGCGCCCTTGCTTGGGCTATCTCTTCAGTGAGGTAGAAACCTCGGGCATGGATCTCTTCAAGGGTCTCCCTCCGGGATTGGCACTTGGCCAAATCATTACTCCATTTTTCCTGGTCAGGGGCCTCCCTTAGCTCCACTTGAACAGACTCAACATCCCTTAAGTACACAGTGATGGTTTTATCAATCGTGGCCTTCGTCTTCTCAACTTCGGCCCTGGCCTCAACAACCTCAGCTTCGACTTCAGTGAGTTTGGCCTCGAGCTCCTCGATCTTCTTGGCCTGGGCCAAATTTTTCACTTTAGCACCTCAGAGCTGGGTCTCAGACGAGGCCAGTTGGGCTAGACTAGCCTCTTTATCAGCAGCAAGTCGATCCATATTTTCCTTCCATTGGTTGCAGTCTACTTTaacttgatcgacctccccctcgaAGCTGCTCGATAATCTCGAATTTTGGTTACATCTGAGACACTGAGGTGTTAGCCTCCATAGTTGGGTCAAGTAGACCATACTCTTGCAAAATGATGGTTactgatagtaggctatatagttgatatttataccttaatatgaccatactttgttgttgttttatagataAATTGCCAATAAAATACTCTAAATAGTGTTCTTTTGTTTAGCAGGGAATATTATATGAGAGGAAGCAACATGGAGTGTTTTGGAggcgataatgtgaagaaaaacgcccactcgagaagtacctgaacacaaagaagcataaatggcctGGGCAAGAaggccaccgcgaccgcggtgaatCGGGGTAGATTAACAACGTAAGGCAGAAAGATCAGTATTTaccgcggtcgaccgcggttGGCCGCGACCGCGTTGCACTGTTCACGCTGCTGGAAAGTTTGAGGACCAAAGTGTAAAATCGGGGaaacttttgtaaaacccttataTGCTTTAGAAACTTGCCCAAGATTGTGCTACGCTGATTTTAGACTacttttggaggcaagaacaagagtgagaagatcaaccaatcattagagtttttctatctccttttaattcttgcaattttacattatgaacaatttagtagttttctcttattttgttatgagtagctaaatacttatctagggttgatggaaccaattgttggttgaagttttgacttaagttgttataatcgagcccgatttatgatatgattgttcaactacgttttgtatagtgattaattgaatgggcccttgattaatcgtgtctaattacCTTATATTGCTTGAGAGAGAATATTAGGTTAGATAGCTGTtaaacaacaccacttttgggtaattgaagagattcattacttgaacttaaaaatGGGTTTAGATATAACAAAACTTTAGTGGGATAATTTAGAGTTGCATAACTattgtcagctagagtagttcgagagaatgctctagtaaattattttagatgatcgagagataattacgataacccataactcttaatcctcatagagtattacgacGAGATTATAGCGTAAGAGTCAAgacctaaactagcaattggggaaatcactgccctagacctttttaccattgaattatctttaTTTTAGCTTACTATTGTTTTTAATAGCAGttgaagtagttaaacaaaaaacccaatctttattgatcaaaaatcttgcatctagagattgattgagttgataataacattgccgtagagtgtaatagataggttagttccctgaggattcgattcCGGATTTAAAACTGGATAATATTTGCAGCGACCACTTTGTCCTTtaaaaggcatagttgggcgttatCAGTTACATGCTTGTCCAGTTTGGCCTCGTTTTCGCGAGCTTTGGCCAAGTATGCCTGAAGGTCTTTGAGCTCCTCCTCCTTTTTGCTGCAAAGGAGTTTTAGAGCCTTCCCTTCGTCCGAAGATCTCTTGAGCTCGACCTTATATTAGCTCAGCGCGGCCCTAAATTTGGTAATGGCCTATACAGAAAAAAGAGATATCAGATTGGAGTAAGGGGAGAGGAAGAAATTACAATGACAGAAGTTAATGCTTACTGGGGAGAAAAGACGGTGAGCCTCTTCGAAGAGGGTTGATGCTTTGTTGAGGTCGGTGGCATCATCGACCCTATTAAAACAATCCCAGAAAGGATCTTCTTCACCGGGGACTCCGCTGGGGTTAGGCATTTCTAGAGCCTGAGCTTCCCTTATTGCTTCCTCAGAGTAAGCTAATAAATAAGGAGAGTGATCTATTGTCATGGCCCCGAGCACGTCGCTATGGTGCTCTTTCCGATCCCGGGGATCTCGGTACTTATCCCCTTGGGTGTGCTTGTTGAAATCGGAGGAACAATCTCGACTCCAGGCGATTTAGGGCTTTGCCTAAATATTCTTCAGAGTTTCCTCTTCACGAGGCAGGATCTCCCGCTCGAAAGGTTTGGCGACCTCAACTGGTTTCCTAGCTCGGGTCACTAGCGCTGAATCATCGCCCACGTTTTCCTCATCCTCTAGAAACTAGTGGGCCAAGTCCATGTCCACGTGAATAACATTCCTCCTGCTCTTCTAGTAGGGGCCCTTTTGTCTTGGGGGTCTTCGAGTTTCGAAAccatttttctcttattatcttTCCCCAACTCGATCTCCTCCCTAGGAGCGTCCGACCTTATCTCGAAGAAATCTTCAATTCCTACATAAATCGAAAATTAAGTATGAGGAAACAAATGACTTTGGTAAAGAAGGAAAgcataaaaaaattacaaatgaAAACTCACCATGGCATTTGGCTTCCCATTTGCCCCTCGACAAGTCACGCCATTTGCGCTCATCATACGAGGAGGTCGCAACTAACTTTAGAACCCAGTTTTCGAGGTCGGGAATCACATGAGGCATCTAAGCAACAACTGTAAAAAAGGTAAAGGCATCGCACAATGCGAAGATAAAGTATAAGAGTATACCGGGAAAAGGGTTTCACTTACGATTGGGGTTCCACCTCTTTGGGAACGATATTTTCTCCTCGAGGATGATGTTCAAAGTCCTCACTCGGATGAACCGACTCATCCAGCCTTGGTCTTCATCCTCATAATTGCTAGCAAAGAAGGCTTTGCTTGATCGGCGTTGGAGTTTGATCAATCCTCAAAAAAgctgaggccgatacaatcgGATGAGGTGATTAAGGGTGAACTCTGGAGAAATAACGGAGCATAATCGCTATGCGCCAGAAAGAGTGGTAGATCTGGCCGAGGGTGACTTGATATCTTCTAAGAAGTCGATCACAATCAAATTAAgaggacccaatgtgaaggggtaagtgtaaacgcTTAGGAACCCCTCCACGTGGGTGGTGACACTCTCCTCAGGGGCCGGGATCTGTACCACGACCTCATCCCTCCAGTCAAAATCCTTTTTCACAGCCTCGAGGTGTTTCTCCGTTATCGAACAAATATACCTCGATGCATGCTCCCATCGGCCGAGATCTACAAGGAGGTTTTCGACGTTAAAGTCTTTCTTTATGATACATGCAATGGGAATGACCTCGTGAAGGGCCGACGCTTTGTCACCGGCCGGAcgagaagaagaggaggaagccGTTTTCTTTTGAGGAACTATTTTAGAGGTTTTTGCCATGTTTTTAGGTTTAGAGATGTGGAAGGTGGCCGAGTTTGGTGTTTTCCGGCACTAAAAGGGCGGTAGAAACATGTGATGAGAGAAAGagataaagagaagaagagattaGAGAGATTGGAAGGAAGAAGTAAATTTCTTATTTCAAAAAAAGAGCCCCATATTTATAGGTAATCGGCGACGGTTCGGCGGCGTTAGTGGCCGACCATTGCTGGCACCCATTTAATGTTTTGGGAAAGCGAACCAATGGGACATTTTGGTCTCCTCGAGTGCTTACGTCACGGGGATGACATCATCATCGGGGACTCTAGAAAATCGAGGCTCAAgtcgtttcttatcatcttattctaagaaacgcggggactatctgtatacggtcaaaatcaggtATGCTCGATTTTATGGGCTCGAGGAACCATTTCAAGAATAAGTCCAAAGAATACTGGGTTCGAGGCCGATGGAAGAGTTCGAAGTTCGAAGATCGAGGTGTCCGATGAATATTGAGGC
Proteins encoded in this region:
- the LOC107768029 gene encoding uncharacterized protein LOC107768029 isoform X1, whose protein sequence is MADPELEAIRQRRMQELMAQQGMGTPQSSDKQSAQEEAKREADERRQMMLTQILTSEARARLARIALVKPDKARGVEDVILRAAQMGQITEKVSEEKLIQLLEQINTQTTKHTKVTIQRRRSVFEDDD
- the LOC107768029 gene encoding uncharacterized protein LOC107768029 isoform X3, giving the protein MQELMAQQGMGTPQSSDKQSAQEEAKREADERRQMMLTQILTSEARARLARIALVKPDKARGVEDVILRAAQMGQITEKVSEEKLIQLLEQINTQTTKHTKVTIQRRRSVFEDDD
- the LOC107768029 gene encoding uncharacterized protein LOC107768029 isoform X2; this translates as MADPELEAIRQRRMQELMAQQGMGTPQSSDKQSAQEEAKREADERRQMMLTQILTSEARARLARIALVKPDKARGVEDVILRAAQMGQITEKVSEEKLIQLLEQINTQTTKHTKVTRRRSVFEDDD